One Rhizobiales bacterium GAS188 DNA window includes the following coding sequences:
- a CDS encoding autotransporter-associated beta strand repeat-containing protein, which yields MSRSTSTQFRGEGACRDAGHRSHGAAGRQGETSSLDPVQSLFAPSRATFGRLAWVPISAVACLAITTSSLVARAGSRPPPPPNPYCMLTASSTSTLSRAISTANGTFDDCRINLTSNATIDATVPAVDSFGTVTITNSASGLTLNGSQGLTLNGTHFPDGGSFLTPAVVFLADTGVTTNSGTTSLLNGILQAGAVNAFSPNSDYVLAAPSVSGGAPVPGGQLDLNGFGQVIGSLSGGGSVVSVATGTSATLSTGADNASTTFSGSLSEPPGTTGVLALTKTGTGTFTLNSLTNTYSGGTLISAGTLQLGDGIANGNAGTGAIVDNAVLVLKQGSAFTLANPISGTGAVIQSGPGTVTLTGPATYTGATLIKGATFLGGATNVFSAASPTVVATGGTLDLGNFAQTINTMGLAGGTLQNGTLTGAITSAGGTVSAIGGSASLTTIGGVTLLNGLNGFTGGATIAGGTLQLGNTNALLASTALTIKPGGAFNLNGFNQSLASVSGAGNITLGSGRLFTGFDNSSTTFSGVISGSGGLTKAGGGRFTLGGVNTYSGLTWIQGGTLALTNGSAAGTGPIAMSLNTTLAFTGTGYSFANPIQFVDQSFTDPTIDSGPGTITASGVISGAGALDKTGTGTLILSAINSYTGNTTVSQGTLEVDGSIASSPIVTLASGSALTGIGTVNAINALAGSTVMPGNAANPYAGMSVLGNVILAPGSNYVVNLSPTSVAGLNVAGTATISGANLTTQAAPGSYNTYGRYPLLTASGGVNGTFGNVAFTGLSGLQPEVTYDADHAFLQFVLPSDQPQPGLINSLNTLAGDRQGQLITNRVLASILGGFNEQINCSNCISGFGSIGSLSAGVHGRFGLTDDIYVFGGLALAHYDSGGANVTTAPIGVLAVRYDFTELGSSRPFVEIGGEASPWQRVKYSRNYNFGSINGTGTGSANSADYATYAKLGWVYRITPQDEAGLAAEIWRGWQRVDGYNEAITLTNPVPGRINSGTDIMNIAKIGGQWTHLWTGVLDSKIETQVNLGIARSFDSHSGVGASFSSATSLRGADHEHSWAEYGLRVGYRFSRSSILDVFIDGTLGAKPIGNTIHLGTGYRYSF from the coding sequence ATGTCGAGGAGCACATCGACCCAGTTTCGCGGCGAGGGCGCGTGCCGAGACGCCGGCCATAGATCGCACGGCGCGGCCGGCCGCCAAGGCGAAACGTCATCGCTCGACCCGGTCCAATCCCTGTTCGCTCCGAGCCGCGCCACATTCGGGCGCCTCGCCTGGGTTCCCATCAGCGCCGTGGCTTGCCTCGCCATCACGACGAGCAGCCTGGTCGCGCGAGCCGGCTCGAGGCCTCCTCCGCCTCCCAATCCCTATTGCATGTTGACTGCCTCGAGCACGAGCACGCTGAGCAGGGCGATCAGCACGGCGAATGGCACGTTCGATGATTGCCGGATCAATTTGACCAGCAACGCCACGATCGATGCAACCGTCCCTGCGGTCGATTCGTTCGGCACGGTCACCATCACGAATTCGGCGAGTGGCCTGACCTTGAATGGCAGCCAGGGATTGACCCTCAACGGCACACACTTCCCCGATGGAGGGTCGTTCCTTACGCCGGCCGTCGTCTTTCTCGCCGATACGGGCGTCACGACGAATTCCGGAACGACCAGCCTGCTGAACGGCATCTTGCAGGCCGGGGCCGTGAACGCCTTCAGTCCCAACAGCGACTATGTTCTGGCGGCTCCGTCGGTCAGTGGCGGTGCCCCGGTCCCCGGCGGGCAGCTCGATCTCAACGGCTTCGGCCAGGTGATCGGATCGCTCAGCGGCGGCGGCTCCGTCGTCAGCGTCGCCACCGGCACGAGCGCGACCCTGTCAACCGGGGCCGACAACGCTTCGACGACCTTCAGCGGCTCGCTCTCGGAGCCGCCAGGCACCACGGGCGTGCTGGCTCTTACCAAGACCGGTACGGGCACCTTCACGCTCAACAGCCTCACCAACACCTATAGCGGCGGCACCCTCATCAGCGCCGGCACGCTGCAGCTCGGCGATGGCATCGCCAACGGCAATGCCGGCACCGGCGCCATCGTCGACAATGCGGTCTTGGTGCTGAAGCAAGGCAGCGCCTTCACGCTTGCGAACCCGATCAGCGGCACGGGCGCGGTGATCCAGAGCGGCCCCGGGACAGTCACGCTGACCGGGCCTGCGACCTATACGGGCGCCACCTTGATCAAGGGCGCCACTTTCCTCGGCGGGGCCACAAATGTCTTCAGCGCCGCCAGCCCGACGGTGGTCGCCACGGGCGGCACGCTCGATCTCGGCAATTTCGCCCAGACCATCAATACTATGGGTCTCGCCGGCGGGACCCTGCAGAACGGGACGCTGACCGGCGCGATCACCTCGGCGGGCGGCACGGTCTCGGCGATCGGCGGATCGGCCTCCCTGACGACGATCGGCGGCGTCACCCTGCTGAACGGGCTGAACGGCTTTACCGGCGGCGCCACCATCGCCGGAGGCACGCTGCAGCTCGGCAACACCAACGCCCTTCTCGCCAGCACCGCCCTGACGATCAAGCCTGGCGGCGCGTTCAACCTCAACGGCTTCAACCAGAGCCTGGCCTCGGTCTCGGGCGCCGGTAATATCACGCTCGGCAGCGGCAGGCTGTTCACCGGCTTCGACAATTCATCGACCACCTTCTCGGGCGTGATCTCCGGATCGGGCGGCTTGACGAAAGCCGGAGGCGGCAGGTTCACGCTCGGCGGCGTCAACACCTATTCGGGCCTCACCTGGATCCAGGGCGGCACGCTGGCGCTCACCAATGGCAGTGCCGCCGGCACCGGCCCGATCGCCATGAGCCTCAACACGACGCTCGCCTTCACCGGAACCGGCTACAGCTTCGCGAACCCGATTCAGTTCGTCGATCAGAGCTTCACCGATCCGACCATCGACAGCGGGCCCGGCACGATCACGGCGTCCGGCGTCATCTCGGGTGCCGGCGCCCTCGACAAGACCGGCACCGGCACCCTGATCCTGAGCGCCATCAACAGCTACACCGGCAACACCACCGTCAGCCAGGGCACGCTCGAGGTCGACGGTTCGATCGCCTCCTCGCCGATCGTCACGCTGGCCTCGGGCTCGGCCCTGACCGGCATCGGCACGGTGAACGCGATCAACGCGCTCGCGGGCTCGACCGTGATGCCCGGCAACGCGGCGAACCCCTATGCGGGCATGAGCGTGCTCGGCAATGTCATCCTGGCACCGGGCTCGAATTATGTGGTCAATCTCTCGCCGACCAGCGTGGCCGGCCTCAATGTCGCGGGCACCGCGACCATTTCGGGCGCCAATCTGACGACGCAGGCCGCACCCGGCAGCTACAACACCTATGGGCGCTATCCGCTCCTGACAGCCTCCGGCGGCGTCAACGGCACCTTCGGCAATGTAGCGTTCACCGGTCTCTCGGGCCTGCAGCCCGAGGTCACCTACGATGCCGATCACGCCTTTCTGCAATTCGTGCTGCCGAGCGACCAGCCCCAGCCCGGCCTCATCAATTCGCTCAACACGCTGGCAGGAGATCGGCAAGGCCAGCTGATCACCAATCGCGTGCTCGCCAGCATTCTCGGCGGCTTCAATGAGCAGATCAATTGCTCGAACTGCATCAGCGGCTTCGGATCGATCGGCTCGCTGAGCGCCGGCGTGCATGGCCGGTTTGGCCTGACCGACGACATCTATGTCTTCGGCGGCCTCGCGCTCGCCCATTACGATAGCGGCGGCGCCAACGTCACCACCGCGCCGATCGGCGTGCTCGCAGTGCGCTACGACTTCACCGAGCTCGGTTCCTCACGCCCCTTCGTCGAGATCGGCGGCGAAGCATCGCCATGGCAACGCGTCAAGTATTCGCGCAATTACAACTTCGGCTCGATCAACGGAACCGGAACCGGAAGTGCCAATTCGGCCGATTATGCGACCTATGCCAAGCTCGGCTGGGTCTATCGCATCACGCCCCAGGACGAGGCGGGCCTCGCGGCCGAGATCTGGCGCGGCTGGCAGCGCGTGGATGGCTATAACGAGGCGATCACCCTCACCAACCCCGTGCCTGGCCGGATCAATTCCGGCACCGACATCATGAATATCGCCAAGATCGGTGGGCAATGGACGCATCTATGGACCGGGGTCCTCGATTCGAAGATCGAGACGCAGGTCAATCTCGGCATCGCCCGGTCCTTCGATTCGCATAGCGGCGTCGGAGCCTCCTTCTCGAGCGCCACCTCTCTGAGAGGCGCCGACCACGAGCATAGCTGGGCCGAATATGGGCTGCGCGTCGGCTATCGCTTTTCCCGCTCGTCGATCCTCGACGTCTTCATCGACGGGACGCTCGGAGCAAAGCCGATCGGCAACACCATTCATCTCGGCACCGGCTATCGCTACTCCTTCTGA
- a CDS encoding 3-deoxy-D-arabinoheptulosonate-7-phosphate synthase, whose translation MTQSVMTKNWAPGSWRGMPIEQVPVYPDPEALAAVEKQLSGFPPLVFAGEARKLKAALAKVAAGDAFLLQGGDCAESFAEHSADNIRDFFRVFLQMAVVLTFAGASPVVKVGRIAGQFAKPRSGPTETIGGVELPSYRGDVINGIDFTEAARRPDPSRQIDAYRQSAATLNLLRAFATGGYASLENVHRWMLGFLKDAPASSRFSEVADRITETLDFMRAIGIGADVHSEMRVTDFYTSHEALLLGYEQAFTRIDSTSGDPYATSGHMIWIGDRTRQPDHAHVEFCRGVKNPLGLKCGPSLSPEGLLRLMDILDPGNEPGRLTLICRFGAGKVFDHLPKLVRAVKAEGRHVVWSCDPMHGNTVKAGNGYKTRPFDQIMGEVRNFFAVHQAEGTHAGGVHLEMTGKNVTECTGGARAVSDADLADRYHTHCDPRLNAEQALELAFLMAELLKRERQARGRPVIEAAE comes from the coding sequence ATGACCCAGAGCGTGATGACGAAGAATTGGGCGCCCGGTTCCTGGCGGGGCATGCCGATCGAGCAGGTGCCGGTCTATCCCGACCCGGAGGCGCTGGCGGCCGTCGAGAAGCAGCTCTCGGGTTTTCCGCCGCTGGTCTTTGCCGGGGAGGCACGCAAGCTCAAGGCGGCGCTCGCCAAGGTGGCGGCGGGCGATGCTTTCCTGCTCCAGGGCGGCGACTGCGCCGAAAGCTTCGCCGAGCATTCGGCCGACAACATCCGCGATTTCTTCCGCGTCTTCCTGCAGATGGCGGTGGTGCTCACTTTCGCTGGCGCCTCCCCCGTGGTGAAGGTCGGCCGCATCGCCGGCCAGTTCGCCAAGCCGCGCTCAGGGCCGACCGAGACAATCGGCGGCGTCGAATTGCCGAGCTATCGCGGCGACGTGATCAACGGCATCGACTTCACGGAGGCGGCGCGCCGGCCCGACCCTTCGCGCCAGATCGACGCCTATCGACAATCGGCGGCGACGCTCAACCTGCTGCGCGCCTTCGCGACCGGCGGCTACGCCTCGCTCGAGAATGTGCATCGCTGGATGCTCGGCTTCCTCAAGGATGCGCCGGCCTCCTCGCGGTTCAGCGAAGTCGCGGACCGGATCACCGAAACGCTCGATTTCATGCGCGCCATCGGCATCGGCGCGGATGTCCATTCCGAGATGCGGGTCACCGATTTCTACACCAGCCATGAGGCGCTGCTGCTCGGCTATGAGCAAGCCTTCACCCGCATCGATTCCACCAGCGGGGATCCTTATGCGACCTCCGGCCATATGATCTGGATCGGCGACCGCACGCGCCAGCCGGACCATGCCCATGTGGAGTTCTGTCGGGGCGTCAAGAATCCGCTCGGCCTCAAATGCGGACCTTCGCTCTCGCCGGAAGGCCTGCTGCGGCTCATGGACATTCTCGATCCCGGCAACGAGCCCGGCCGGCTGACATTGATCTGCCGTTTCGGGGCCGGCAAGGTGTTCGACCATCTGCCGAAGCTGGTGCGCGCCGTCAAAGCCGAAGGACGCCATGTCGTGTGGTCCTGCGACCCGATGCACGGCAACACCGTCAAGGCCGGCAATGGCTATAAGACGCGACCCTTCGACCAGATCATGGGTGAGGTGCGCAATTTCTTCGCGGTCCACCAGGCCGAGGGCACGCATGCGGGTGGAGTGCATCTGGAGATGACAGGCAAGAACGTCACCGAATGCACTGGCGGCGCGCGGGCGGTCTCCGATGCCGACCTCGCCGACCGCTATCACACCCATTGCGACCCTCGCCTCAACGCCGAGCAGGCGCTCGAGCTCGCCTTCCTGATGGCCGAGCTGCTCAAGCGCGAGCGTCAGGCGCGGGGGCGCCCGGTGATCGAGGCTGCCGAATAG
- a CDS encoding putative transcriptional regulator, whose protein sequence is MPIRVRLNVMLAERNVKSKDLAEHVGITEANLSLLKQGKVKGIRFETLERICEYLDCQPGDLLRHETEGS, encoded by the coding sequence ATGCCCATCAGGGTCAGGCTCAATGTCATGCTCGCCGAGCGCAACGTGAAATCGAAGGACCTTGCCGAGCATGTCGGCATCACGGAAGCAAATCTATCCCTGCTCAAGCAGGGCAAGGTGAAGGGCATCCGCTTCGAGACGCTCGAACGCATCTGCGAGTATCTGGATTGTCAGCCGGGCGACCTGCTTCGCCATGAAACGGAAGGGTCCTGA
- a CDS encoding FecR family protein — translation MNAGIAAALYSIKMNRHIPHSGGALANELGLTIETDLIVVEPSFNGRQVSTTGWSMALQMTLQMAWQMTWHMCAAPFSRIPAKRWAAAFMAMVGVAGAHAEQIGDAAIAENEVTGSNPARGIAVGSDVFRDETVRTGKDSDAKLVLKDDTNISLGPLSNVVLDRFVYSGNGTAKAVAVNFSKGAFRFMTGSSPKNAYTLTTPVATLGVRGTILDIHVLQGRTVVTLVEGATHVCTRSGRSCVDLILPGQTVVVTAASAQLTTTSRFTFLESCGQSVSGGLCGPTLYSSLPGAADIAALCGR, via the coding sequence ATGAACGCAGGTATTGCGGCGGCCTTGTACTCCATCAAGATGAACCGCCATATCCCCCATTCGGGAGGTGCACTGGCCAACGAGCTTGGCCTAACAATCGAAACGGACCTAATAGTCGTCGAACCAAGTTTCAACGGCAGGCAGGTGTCAACAACGGGCTGGTCGATGGCTTTGCAGATGACTTTGCAGATGGCTTGGCAGATGACTTGGCATATGTGCGCGGCTCCGTTTTCCCGAATTCCGGCAAAGCGATGGGCCGCAGCTTTCATGGCCATGGTGGGCGTTGCGGGCGCTCATGCGGAGCAGATCGGCGACGCGGCGATCGCCGAAAATGAGGTGACGGGGTCGAACCCCGCACGCGGCATCGCTGTCGGCAGCGACGTGTTTCGCGATGAAACCGTGCGCACCGGCAAGGATAGCGACGCAAAGCTCGTCCTGAAGGACGACACCAATATCTCGCTCGGCCCCCTGTCGAACGTCGTGCTCGACCGTTTCGTCTATTCGGGCAACGGCACGGCCAAAGCGGTCGCGGTGAACTTCAGCAAGGGCGCCTTCCGCTTCATGACCGGCAGCTCGCCGAAAAATGCCTATACGCTGACGACCCCGGTAGCGACGCTCGGCGTGCGCGGCACCATCCTCGACATCCATGTGCTGCAAGGCCGGACGGTGGTGACGCTGGTCGAGGGAGCGACACATGTCTGCACGCGTTCCGGGCGCAGCTGCGTCGATCTCATCTTGCCGGGTCAGACGGTGGTGGTGACGGCAGCCAGTGCCCAGCTCACGACCACGTCTCGCTTCACTTTCCTGGAAAGCTGCGGCCAGAGCGTCAGCGGCGGCCTGTGCGGACCGACGCTGTATTCGTCCCTGCCTGGAGCCGCCGATATCGCCGCGTTGTGCGGACGCTGA
- a CDS encoding DNA-binding transcriptional regulator, LysR family gives MERADLSNLAVFATVAEHLSFRRAGRALGISPSAVSHAIRGLEERLHVPLFARTTRSVALTTAGERLLEGLGPAFSGIDMALEAVAALRDRPVGPLRLTVPRSAAQLVLTPYVAPFSAAFPDVVLDVDINDRFVDLVSSGFDAGIRIGESLERDMVVTPLGPPLRFAAVAAPSYFVNHKVPHSPSELSGHRCIRRRQPSGNFYHWEFDREGASLEVEVDGPLIFNDDQLVLEAALAGAGLALLFEGHVAPYIEAGRLVRVLEAWCEPFPGFFLYYPSRRLMRPPLRAFIDFVRGNVLCGASR, from the coding sequence ATGGAACGCGCCGATCTCTCGAACCTCGCGGTCTTCGCGACCGTCGCCGAGCATCTGAGCTTTCGCAGGGCTGGCCGCGCGCTCGGCATTTCGCCCTCGGCCGTCAGCCACGCCATCCGCGGCTTGGAAGAGAGACTGCACGTGCCGCTCTTCGCCCGCACCACGCGCAGCGTCGCCCTGACGACGGCTGGCGAGCGGCTTCTCGAGGGGCTTGGGCCCGCCTTTTCCGGGATCGACATGGCGCTCGAGGCGGTGGCGGCGCTACGCGACCGACCGGTCGGCCCGTTGCGGCTGACGGTGCCGCGCAGCGCCGCCCAGCTCGTGCTGACGCCCTATGTGGCGCCCTTCAGCGCCGCCTTCCCGGACGTCGTCTTGGATGTCGACATCAATGATCGCTTCGTCGATCTCGTCAGCAGCGGCTTCGATGCCGGCATCCGCATCGGTGAGAGCCTGGAGCGTGACATGGTGGTCACCCCGCTCGGCCCGCCGCTGCGCTTTGCGGCCGTGGCCGCGCCGAGCTATTTCGTCAACCACAAGGTGCCGCACTCGCCATCCGAGCTGTCGGGCCATCGCTGCATCCGCCGGCGCCAGCCGTCGGGCAATTTCTATCACTGGGAGTTCGACCGCGAGGGCGCCTCGCTCGAGGTCGAGGTTGACGGGCCGCTCATCTTCAACGACGATCAGCTGGTGCTCGAGGCAGCGCTGGCCGGTGCGGGCCTTGCCCTCTTGTTCGAGGGTCATGTCGCACCCTATATCGAGGCGGGAAGGCTGGTGCGGGTGCTCGAGGCTTGGTGCGAGCCTTTCCCAGGCTTCTTTCTCTACTATCCGAGCCGCAGGCTGATGCGGCCACCCTTGCGCGCCTTCATCGATTTTGTCCGCGGCAATGTCCTGTGCGGCGCCAGCCGATAG
- a CDS encoding Methyltransferase domain-containing protein — MSAPIAPFIPDRFRSTVPFYVAGRLNYPPRLLENVASWLDISPQDHVLDLGCGPGFLAIAFAKLGCSVTGIDPDQAMLAAARELATREGVSCSFREGSSYELGPALGRFKLVTMGRSFHWMDRPATLATLDGIVPEGGAIALFNDDDIRCRENRWVEALEEVRRPFERPEEFRTMQKTGEVERHEIVLLASAFARLESMGITERRVLTIETALARALSYSASSPEKLGEQRPVFEAQAREALLPFAVDGRLTEIVRFSALIARRPL, encoded by the coding sequence ATGTCCGCGCCCATCGCTCCCTTCATACCGGACCGTTTTCGCTCGACCGTGCCCTTCTATGTTGCGGGACGCCTGAATTATCCACCTCGCCTCCTCGAGAACGTCGCGTCCTGGCTCGACATCTCGCCTCAGGACCATGTGCTTGACCTCGGTTGCGGACCGGGCTTCCTCGCCATCGCCTTCGCCAAGCTCGGCTGCAGCGTCACGGGCATTGATCCCGACCAGGCGATGCTGGCGGCGGCGCGGGAACTCGCCACCCGGGAAGGCGTGTCTTGCAGTTTCCGCGAAGGCTCCTCTTACGAGCTCGGCCCGGCGCTCGGCCGCTTCAAGCTCGTGACCATGGGACGTTCCTTCCATTGGATGGATCGACCGGCGACGCTCGCCACGCTCGACGGCATCGTCCCGGAGGGCGGCGCTATCGCCCTGTTCAACGACGACGACATTCGCTGCCGGGAGAATCGCTGGGTCGAGGCCCTGGAAGAGGTCCGCCGGCCCTTCGAGCGCCCGGAAGAATTCAGGACCATGCAGAAGACCGGTGAGGTCGAGCGGCATGAGATCGTGCTCCTCGCCTCCGCCTTCGCTCGCCTCGAAAGCATGGGCATCACCGAGCGGCGCGTGCTGACGATCGAGACGGCGCTCGCGCGCGCCCTCTCCTATTCGGCATCCTCGCCCGAGAAGCTCGGCGAGCAACGCCCGGTCTTCGAGGCGCAGGCCCGCGAGGCGCTGCTGCCTTTCGCGGTCGACGGCCGCCTGACCGAGATCGTCAGGTTCAGCGCCCTCATCGCCCGCAGGCCGCTTTAG
- a CDS encoding Predicted oxidoreductase: MKMRQLGRELEVSAVGLGCMGMSFAYGGQEEAASLATLRRAVDIGVNFFDTAEVYGPFENEILVGKALKERRDQVVIATKFGFKISEHGVGAARMIGVDSRPQHVKEVAEASLKRLGIETIDLFYQHRVDPSVPIEDTVGAMADLVKAGKVRALGLSEASAKTIRRAHAVHPIAAVQSEYSLWSREPEAEVFPVCRELGIGFVPYSPLGRGLLTGAIRTRTDLGADDWRLGLPRFQDETMAANLRLIDTLERIAKRKSVTAAQLALAWVLHQGDFIVPIPGARKIRHLEENSAAAEIVLSAQDLAEIEAASPVSAVAGARYTEAALRLVNG; the protein is encoded by the coding sequence ATGAAGATGCGTCAGCTCGGAAGAGAGCTCGAGGTCTCGGCGGTCGGGCTCGGCTGCATGGGCATGAGCTTTGCTTATGGCGGCCAGGAAGAGGCGGCCTCGCTCGCGACCTTGCGGCGCGCCGTCGATATCGGGGTGAATTTTTTCGACACCGCAGAGGTTTACGGTCCGTTCGAGAATGAGATCCTGGTCGGCAAGGCGCTGAAGGAACGGCGCGACCAGGTGGTCATCGCCACTAAATTCGGCTTCAAGATCTCCGAGCACGGGGTCGGGGCGGCCCGCATGATCGGCGTCGACAGCCGGCCGCAGCATGTGAAGGAGGTGGCCGAGGCGAGCCTCAAGCGGCTGGGCATCGAGACGATCGACCTGTTCTACCAGCATCGCGTCGACCCATCGGTGCCGATCGAGGACACGGTCGGGGCCATGGCCGATCTGGTGAAGGCCGGCAAGGTGCGGGCGCTCGGCCTGTCGGAGGCCAGCGCCAAGACGATCCGCAGGGCGCATGCGGTGCATCCGATCGCCGCCGTGCAGAGCGAATATTCGCTCTGGAGCCGCGAGCCCGAAGCCGAGGTCTTTCCGGTCTGCCGCGAGCTCGGCATCGGCTTCGTGCCCTATAGCCCGCTGGGGCGTGGCCTTTTGACCGGCGCCATCCGCACCCGGACCGATCTTGGCGCCGATGATTGGCGCCTCGGCCTGCCGCGCTTCCAGGACGAGACGATGGCGGCCAATCTCCGGCTGATCGACACCTTGGAGCGCATCGCCAAAAGGAAATCGGTGACGGCGGCGCAGCTCGCCCTCGCCTGGGTGCTGCATCAGGGCGATTTCATCGTCCCGATCCCGGGTGCGCGCAAGATCCGGCATCTGGAGGAGAACAGTGCCGCCGCAGAGATCGTGCTGAGCGCGCAGGATCTCGCTGAGATCGAGGCCGCCTCGCCCGTGTCGGCGGTCGCGGGCGCGCGCTACACGGAGGCGGCGCTACGGCTCGTCAATGGGTGA
- a CDS encoding Uracil-DNA glycosylase has protein sequence MTKLDELLSDLAACRICRDAPLYGPPLPHEPRPVIQAAATARLCIAGQAPGTRVHLSGRPFTDPSGVRLRAWLGLDEASFYDASRVAIVPMGHCFPGLDAKGGDLPPRRECAATWRDRILSALPSIELILLIGQYAQAWHLGAEAKGGLTATVRRWRETLSAPRRPALLPLPHPSWRNNGWLKANPWFDTELVPHLRREVARLMT, from the coding sequence ATGACGAAACTCGACGAGCTTCTCAGCGATCTCGCGGCCTGCCGCATTTGTCGCGATGCGCCGCTCTACGGTCCGCCCCTGCCGCATGAGCCGCGGCCGGTGATCCAGGCTGCAGCGACTGCGCGCCTGTGCATTGCGGGCCAGGCGCCGGGCACGCGGGTGCACCTCTCGGGGCGCCCATTCACCGACCCGTCGGGCGTCAGGCTGCGTGCCTGGCTCGGGCTCGATGAGGCGAGCTTCTATGATGCGAGCCGGGTCGCCATCGTGCCGATGGGCCATTGCTTCCCGGGACTGGACGCCAAGGGGGGCGATCTGCCGCCGCGTCGCGAATGCGCGGCCACCTGGCGAGATCGCATTCTTTCGGCCTTGCCGTCGATCGAGCTGATCTTGCTGATCGGGCAATATGCGCAAGCCTGGCATCTCGGCGCCGAGGCGAAAGGCGGCCTCACCGCCACGGTGAGACGCTGGCGCGAGACCTTGAGTGCGCCGCGTCGGCCGGCGCTCCTACCGCTGCCGCACCCCTCCTGGCGCAATAATGGCTGGCTCAAGGCCAATCCCTGGTTTGATACCGAGCTCGTGCCGCATCTCAGGCGCGAGGTGGCTCGTCTGATGACCTGA
- a CDS encoding glutamate racemase, translating into MGTANPLVLIFDSGIGGLTVFREIAKLRPDARYAYIADDARFPYGDLADAEMIARVCEVVGEAIGRERPDCVVIACNTASTLVLPHLRAAYAMPFVGTVPAIKPAAALSRTRRISVLATPGTVRRDYTRELVASFAEGCHVELVGSAKLAALAEDELSGRPAPDAEILAEIAPCFRDDGGAVTDVVVLGCTHYALLSARLTKLAPWPVTWLDPAPAIARRAAALLGDLPPPLAEARLDAAIAFTSGRKPAAALVAALRSAGLEMRNQEAAVAF; encoded by the coding sequence ATGGGCACTGCAAACCCGCTTGTGCTGATCTTCGATTCCGGGATCGGCGGGCTCACTGTGTTTCGTGAGATCGCCAAGCTGCGTCCCGATGCGCGCTATGCCTATATCGCCGACGATGCCCGCTTTCCCTATGGCGATCTCGCCGATGCGGAAATGATCGCGCGCGTTTGCGAAGTGGTGGGGGAGGCGATCGGGCGCGAGCGGCCAGATTGCGTGGTGATCGCCTGCAATACCGCCTCGACCCTGGTGCTGCCGCATCTGCGCGCCGCCTATGCGATGCCTTTCGTCGGCACGGTGCCGGCCATCAAGCCCGCCGCCGCCCTGTCGCGCACGCGACGCATCTCGGTATTGGCAACCCCCGGCACCGTGAGGCGCGACTATACGCGTGAGCTCGTCGCGAGCTTCGCCGAGGGCTGCCACGTCGAGCTCGTCGGCTCGGCGAAACTCGCTGCTCTTGCCGAGGACGAGTTGTCGGGGAGGCCGGCGCCGGATGCGGAGATCCTGGCCGAGATCGCGCCCTGCTTTCGCGACGATGGCGGCGCCGTGACGGATGTCGTGGTTCTGGGCTGCACCCACTACGCTTTGCTCTCGGCGCGGCTGACCAAACTCGCGCCTTGGCCGGTCACCTGGCTCGACCCGGCGCCTGCCATCGCAAGGCGGGCGGCGGCGCTGCTCGGCGATCTCCCGCCGCCATTGGCCGAGGCGAGGCTCGATGCCGCGATCGCCTTCACCTCGGGCCGGAAACCCGCCGCGGCGCTGGTCGCGGCCTTGCGGAGCGCTGGTCTCGAGATGCGAAACCAGGAGGCGGCGGTGGCCTTCTAA